One Cyprinus carpio isolate SPL01 unplaced genomic scaffold, ASM1834038v1 S000006494, whole genome shotgun sequence genomic region harbors:
- the LOC122143736 gene encoding polyglutamine-repeat protein pqn-41-like produces MGPGEEATGEQRATLQYTLQATWKPKPLTVTIAVTVAVAVIVAMSGITIADTVIGAAAGAAAGVSILQSLWEAETKTGEVLVTAVAGGLAGIAAAILRSLVGAQSLTASAVTGAMAGAAIVPIARTQLHWVVNKIQVVIDKLQWVLALIKRVKAAVEWCLKALPTATLIVGSGSAAIAAAASQTGLEASQPESVAPQAELLVSGGASQSESVAPQAESSVSQAESVTSGGVSQAESTASQAESVTSGGVSQAESAASQAELAVSGEASQSESVAPQAESSVSQVESVTSRGVSQAESAATQAELAVSGKASQSESVAPQAESSVSQAESVTSGGVSQAKSTASQAESVTSGGVSQAESAASQAESVTSGGVSQAESAASQAESVASGGVSQAESAASQAESVTSGGVSQADSAASQAESVTSGGVLQAESAATQAGLAVSEGASQSESVAPQAESSVSQAESITSRGVSQAESAATQAELAVSGKASQSESVAPQAESSVSQAESVTSGGVSQAESTASQAESVTSGGVSQAESAASQAESVTSGGVSQAESAASQAESVTSGGVSQAESAATQAELAVSGGASQSESVAPQAESSVSQAESVTSGGVSQAESTASQAESVTSGGVSQAESAASQAELAVSGGASQSESVAPQAESSVSQVESVTSRGVSQAESTASQAESVTSGGVSQAESAASQAESVTSGGVSQAESAATQAELAVSGGASQSESVAPQAESSVSQAESVTSGGVSQGRINSITSRISRISRISSRIGSIRRSITIRISSTTSRIISITGRISNIKRSITAKISSITSKISSIRRSIKSRISSITRSITARISSITSKISSIGRSITSRISRIRTSIIGSISSNKRSITCSFRSITRTITGSIRRSITGSFSSSGRSITGSFSSSGRSITGSFSSSGRSITESFSSSRKSITGSFSSSRRSITGNISSISRSNWIKPRITGRIRTFGRGKMCHFWIA; encoded by the exons ATGG gaccaGGAGAAGAAGCAACAGGAGAACAAAGGGCAACTCTACAATACACACTGCAAGCAACATGGAAACCAAAACCACTAACAGTAACAATAGCAGTGACAGTAGCAGTAGCAGTAATAGTAGCAATGTCAGGAATAACAATAGCTGACACAGTAATAGGAGCAGCAGCAGGAGCTGCAGCTGGAGTAAGCATTTTACAATCATTATGGGAAGCAGAAACAAAAACAGGAGAAGTATTAGTAACAGCAGTAGCAGGAGGCCTAGCAGGAATAGCAGCAGCAATATTGCGATCACTGGTAGGAGCACAATCACTGACAGCATCAGCAGTAACTGGAGCAATGGCTGGAGCTGCAATAGTACCAATAGCAAGAACACAATTACATTGGGTGGTAAATAAAATACAGGTGGTAATAGATAAGTTACAGTGGGTTTTAGCCTTGATAAAAAGAGTAAAAGCAGCAGTAGAATGGTGTTTAAAGGCGTTACCCACTGCAACACTAATTGTAGGATCAGGATCTGCAGcaatagcagcagcagcatcacaaACAGGACTAGAAGCATCACAACCAGAATCAGTAGCACCACAAGCAGAATTGTTAGTATCAGGAGGAGCATCACAATCAGAATCAGTAGCACCACAAGCAGAATCATCAGTATCACAG GCAGAATCAGTAACATCAGGAGGAGTATCACAGGCAGAATCAacagcatcacaagcagaatcagtaacatcaggaggagtatcgcaggcagaatcagcagcatcacaagcagaattGGCAGTATCAGGAGAAGCATCACAATCAGAATCAGTAGCACCACAAGCAGAATCATCAGTATCACAGGTAGAATCAGTAACATCACGAGGAGTATCGCAGGCAGAATCAGCAGCAACACAAGCAGAATTGGCAGTATCAGGAAAAGCATCACAATCAGAATCAGTAGCACCACAAGCAGAATCATCAGTATCACAGGCAGAATCAGTAACATCAGGAGGAGTATCACAGGCAAAATCAacagcatcacaagcagaatcagtaacatcaggaggagtatcgcaggcagaatcagcagcatcacaagcagaatcagtaacatcaggaggagtatcgcaggcagaatcagcagcatcacaagcagaatcagtaGCATCAGGAGGAGTatcacaagcagaatcagcagcatcacaagcagaatccGTAACATCAGGAGGAGTATCGCAGGCAGACTCagcagcatcacaagcagaatcagtaACATCAGGAGGAGTATTGCAGGCAGAATCAGCAGCAACACAAGCAGGATTGGCAGTATCAGAAGGAGCATCACAATCAGAATCAGTAGCACCACAAGCAGAATCATCAGTATCACAGGCAGAATCAATAACATCACGAGGAGTATCGCAGGCAGAATCAGCAGCAACACAAGCAGAATTGGCAGTATCAGGAAAAGCATCACAATCAGAATCAGTAGCACCACAAGCAGAATCATCAGTATCACAGGCAGAATCAGTAACATCAGGAGGGGTATCACAGGCAGAATCAacagcatcacaagcagaatcagtaacatcaggaggagtatcgcaggcagaatcagcagcatcacaagcagaatcagtaacatcaggaggagtatcgcaggcagaatcagcagcatcacaagcagaatcagtaACATCAGGAGGAGTATCGCAGGCAGAATCAGCAGCAACACAAGCAGAATTGGCAGTATCAGGAGGAGCATCACAATCAGAATCAGTAGCACCACAAGCAGAATCATCAGTATCACAGGCAGAATCAGTAACATCAGGAGGAGTATCACAGGCAGAATCAacagcatcacaagcagaatcagtaacatcaggaggagtatcgcaggcagaatcagcagcatcacaagcagaattGGCAGTATCAGGAGGAGCATCACAATCAGAATCAGTAGCACCACAAGCAGAATCATCAGTATCACAGGTAGAATCAGTAACATCACGAGGAGTATCGCAGGCAGAATCAacagcatcacaagcagaatcagtaacatcaggaggagtatcgcaggcagaatcagcagcatcacaagcagaatcagtaACATCAGGAGGAGTATCGCAGGCAGAATCAGCAGCAACACAAGCAGAATTGGCAGTATCAGGAGGAGCATCACAATCAGAATCAGTAGCACCACAAGCAGAATCATCAGTATCACAGGCAGAATCAGTAACATCAGGAGGAGTATCACAGGGCAGAATCAacagcatcacaagcagaatca GCAGAATCAGCCGCATCAGTAGCAGAATTGGCAGCATCAGGAGGAGCATCACAATCAGAATCAGTAGCACCACAAGCAGAATCATCAGCATTACAGGCAGAATCAGCAACATCAAAAGGAGCATCACGGCCAAAATCAGCAGCATCACAAGCAAAATCAGCAGCATCAGGAGGAGCATCAAaagcagaatcagcagcatcacaagGAGCATCACAGCCAGAATTAGCAGCATCACAAGCAAAATCAGCAGCATCGGGAggagcatcacaagcagaatcagcCGCATTAGGACGAGCATCATTGGCAGTATCAGCAGCAACAAGAGGAGCATCACATGCAGTTTTAGAAGCATCACGAGGACCATCACTGGCAGTATCAGGAGGAGCATCACTGGGAGTTTCAGCAGCAGCGGGAGGAGCATCACTGGGAGTTTCAGCAGCAGCGGGAGGAGCATCACTGGGAGTTTCAGCAGCAGCGGGAGGAGCATCACTGAGAGTTTCAGCAGCAGCAGGAAGAGCATCACAGGCAgtttcagcagcagcaggaggagcaTCACTGGGAATATCAGCAGCATCAGCAGGAGCAACTGGATTAAGCCAAGGATTACTGGGAGGATTAGGACTTTTGGCAGGGGCAAAATGTGCCATTTTTGGATCGCATAG